A section of the Macadamia integrifolia cultivar HAES 741 chromosome 9, SCU_Mint_v3, whole genome shotgun sequence genome encodes:
- the LOC122089304 gene encoding omega-3 fatty acid desaturase, chloroplastic-like isoform X1, with protein MASWVLSDCGVRPLPRVLARPRTRCVSHNNTKIRFPECKKSYVVRPTDLRPLSICLLGGGGGGSRGRDWGLKVSTPLKVPSIDGEEKEAEKMVLNGVNGIDGIGVEDDFDPSNPPPFRLAEIRAAIPKHCWVKDPWRSMSYVVRDVVVVLGMAAAAAYLNNWLVWPLYWAAQGTMFWALFVLGHDCGHGSFSNNPRLNSVVGHILHSSILVPYHGWRISHRTHHQNHGHVENDESWQPLTERIYKGLDDMTKKLRFTVPFPLLAYPIYLWKRSPGKEGSHFDPNSDLFNPSERKDVLTSTLCWSAMATLLVGLCFAFGPIQMLKLYGVPYLVYVMWLDFVTYLHHHGHEQKLPWYRGKEWNYLRGGLTTLDRDYGLINNIHHDIGTHVIHHLFPQIPHYHLIEATEAAKPVLGKYYREPKKSGPLPFHLIGYLIRSMRSDHFVSDTGDVVYYQTDPNLFGSSGKKSE; from the exons ATGGCGAGCTGGGTCTTGTCAGATTGTGGCGTAAGACCCCTCCCTCGTGTTTTAGCTCGACCCAGAACCCGATGTGTCTCTCATAACAACACCAAGATTCGATTTCCCGAATGCAAGAAAAGTTATGTTGTTCGTCCAACAGATCTCAGACCCCTTTCGATCTGCCTcttaggtggtggtggtggtggttccAGAGGTAGAGATTGGGGACTCAAGGTGAGTACTCCCTTGAAGGTCCCATCCATCGACggagaggaaaaagaagcagagaagaTGGTTTTGAATGGTGTGAATGGGATTGATGGGATCGGCGTCGAAGATGATTTCGATCCAAGTAATCCTCCTCCGTTCCGTTTGGCAGAGATTCGAGCGGCCATACCCAAACATTGTTGGGTTAAGGATCCATGGCGCTCAATGAGCTATGTTGTTAGGGATGTGGTTGTGGTTCTTGGGATGGCTGCTGCTGCCGCTTACCTCAACAATTGGCTTGTCTGGCCTCTCTACTGGGCTGCACAGGGAACCATGTTCTGGGCTCTCTTTGTTCTTGGCCATGATTG TGGTCATGGAAGCTTTTCGAACAACCCTCGGTTAAATAGTGTGGTTGGGCATATCCTCCATTCCTCAATCCTTGTACCCTATCATGGATG GAGAATTAGCCACAGAACACATCATCAGAACCATGGGCATGTTGAGAACGACGAATCGTGGCAGCCG TTAACTGAAAGGATCTATAAAGGGTTGGATGACATGACCAAAAAGTTGAGGTTTACAGTGCCTTTCCCTTTGTTGGCATATCCAATCTATCTT TGGAAGAGAAGTCCTGGAAAGGAAGGATCTCATTTCGATCCCAACAGTGACCTCTTTAATCCCAGCGAAAGGAAGGATGTTCTCACCTCCACTCTGTGTTGGTCGGCAATGGCCACATTGCTTGTGGGATTGTGCTTTGCTTTTGGACCAATTCAAATGCTTAAGCTTTATGGGGTTCCCTACTTG GTTTATGTCATGTGGCTAGATTTTGTAACCTACTTGCATCACCATGGTCACGAGCAAAAACTTCCTTGGTACCGTGGGAAG GAATGGAATTACTTAAGAGGAGGGCTAACGACTCTTGATCGTGATTATGGGCTGATTAACAATATCCACCATGATATAGGAACTCATGTGATTCATCATCTCTTCCCACAAATACCACATTATCACTTAATTGAAGCG ACTGAAGCAGCTAAGCCTGTTCTTGGGAAGTACTATAGAGAACCGAAGAAATCCGGCCCTTTACCATTTCACTTGATTGGATATCTAATAAGAAGTATGAGAAGCGACCACTTTGTTAGTGATACAGGGGATGTTGTTTACTACCAGACTGACCCCAATCTTTTTGGATCTTCGGGGAAGAAGTCAGAGTAG
- the LOC122089304 gene encoding omega-3 fatty acid desaturase, chloroplastic-like isoform X2, producing MDMEAPKEEALESLGGGGGGSRGRDWGLKVSTPLKVPSIDGEEKEAEKMVLNGVNGIDGIGVEDDFDPSNPPPFRLAEIRAAIPKHCWVKDPWRSMSYVVRDVVVVLGMAAAAAYLNNWLVWPLYWAAQGTMFWALFVLGHDCGHGSFSNNPRLNSVVGHILHSSILVPYHGWRISHRTHHQNHGHVENDESWQPLTERIYKGLDDMTKKLRFTVPFPLLAYPIYLWKRSPGKEGSHFDPNSDLFNPSERKDVLTSTLCWSAMATLLVGLCFAFGPIQMLKLYGVPYLVYVMWLDFVTYLHHHGHEQKLPWYRGKEWNYLRGGLTTLDRDYGLINNIHHDIGTHVIHHLFPQIPHYHLIEATEAAKPVLGKYYREPKKSGPLPFHLIGYLIRSMRSDHFVSDTGDVVYYQTDPNLFGSSGKKSE from the exons gtggtggtggtggtggttccAGAGGTAGAGATTGGGGACTCAAGGTGAGTACTCCCTTGAAGGTCCCATCCATCGACggagaggaaaaagaagcagagaagaTGGTTTTGAATGGTGTGAATGGGATTGATGGGATCGGCGTCGAAGATGATTTCGATCCAAGTAATCCTCCTCCGTTCCGTTTGGCAGAGATTCGAGCGGCCATACCCAAACATTGTTGGGTTAAGGATCCATGGCGCTCAATGAGCTATGTTGTTAGGGATGTGGTTGTGGTTCTTGGGATGGCTGCTGCTGCCGCTTACCTCAACAATTGGCTTGTCTGGCCTCTCTACTGGGCTGCACAGGGAACCATGTTCTGGGCTCTCTTTGTTCTTGGCCATGATTG TGGTCATGGAAGCTTTTCGAACAACCCTCGGTTAAATAGTGTGGTTGGGCATATCCTCCATTCCTCAATCCTTGTACCCTATCATGGATG GAGAATTAGCCACAGAACACATCATCAGAACCATGGGCATGTTGAGAACGACGAATCGTGGCAGCCG TTAACTGAAAGGATCTATAAAGGGTTGGATGACATGACCAAAAAGTTGAGGTTTACAGTGCCTTTCCCTTTGTTGGCATATCCAATCTATCTT TGGAAGAGAAGTCCTGGAAAGGAAGGATCTCATTTCGATCCCAACAGTGACCTCTTTAATCCCAGCGAAAGGAAGGATGTTCTCACCTCCACTCTGTGTTGGTCGGCAATGGCCACATTGCTTGTGGGATTGTGCTTTGCTTTTGGACCAATTCAAATGCTTAAGCTTTATGGGGTTCCCTACTTG GTTTATGTCATGTGGCTAGATTTTGTAACCTACTTGCATCACCATGGTCACGAGCAAAAACTTCCTTGGTACCGTGGGAAG GAATGGAATTACTTAAGAGGAGGGCTAACGACTCTTGATCGTGATTATGGGCTGATTAACAATATCCACCATGATATAGGAACTCATGTGATTCATCATCTCTTCCCACAAATACCACATTATCACTTAATTGAAGCG ACTGAAGCAGCTAAGCCTGTTCTTGGGAAGTACTATAGAGAACCGAAGAAATCCGGCCCTTTACCATTTCACTTGATTGGATATCTAATAAGAAGTATGAGAAGCGACCACTTTGTTAGTGATACAGGGGATGTTGTTTACTACCAGACTGACCCCAATCTTTTTGGATCTTCGGGGAAGAAGTCAGAGTAG